The following nucleotide sequence is from Dromaius novaehollandiae isolate bDroNov1 chromosome Z, bDroNov1.hap1, whole genome shotgun sequence.
GGCAGAGTCCACCCAAGCCTGATCCCAGGTCCGCTTTCAACAGCAACTCATCCTCTGACCCTCCAGTGGCAGCCAGCTCTGAGCTGGGTCCtctgcagccccaggaccagcgcTCTGGGAGCGATGCTTTGCGCTCAGCGGTGACAGCGGCTTGGGAAGCCAAGAGGCAGGAGTGGGTGGAACGCACTGCCAGCATTGTCATCCAGCAGCACCGTGTGGATGAGATGTGACCACCATCTCATCTTGCTTGTCAGGGTGGTGCTGGGAGCCCTGTTGAGAAGGGACAAGCAGAACTGTGTTAACAGATAATCTATCAAAGCAAATGCTTTTAAATACTCTCCTGATAGCTGGCGGCTCAGAGGGTTTACCGGGGAGGAATCATTTTAGAGGTGACCTGTTCGTACACTCTGCCCCATATATCCGTAACAGGACCCTATCAGGGATGAGGTAGGAAACTCTGGGAGCTTTGTTTCCTGCTGTGGCTGTTGACATGGTCTGTAGCCCTCAGTGAGTGCCGTGGCTCGCTACGGAAGGGCTGAGGTGTGAGGGTGAGGGCACTCGGGTGCCTGAGGGGCCCGATACCTGCTCTGTCTGGAGGCAGGTGGTGACAAGTGCCCCGTCCCACTTCTCCCCTGCCCAGATGGAGTTGAACAGGCTGAGTCCTGTACTTCTCACTGTGTGTGGCAGCCACAAGCATCCCTTTAACCCCACACTGTTGTCTGATTTCTGGGTGTGAGATGGCGAGCTGGATGCTGACTTGCGGTGCCCTTAAAGGGAGTGGTCCTGCCATTGCACCAGGCCGTGCATTTCCCCCTGTTCCTGCTAGCTGTTGAGCCCTGGCACAGCTCTTGGTCTGACTAGAGAAGGTGGTGTGGAGTCCTTCCCCAGCCGTGCATGCTGTCTGCCATCCAGCTTTCTGGGGCCTAGCCTTTCCCCTCCCACAAACCTGAGAGCAGGACTTCAGTGTCGCAGGGAGAAGGGGCATGCCTCGTACCAGACTACCAAAgcaggagcagcacagagcagcagagctgcttgctTTTCTGAAGGCTTTCTGTATGCAGGCCGGTTTCAAAGCCGTGTCCTCATGTGCCTGTGCTGGCCAGGGAGGCAGTCAGCTGGCTGTGATTGCTCTCTGCAAGGCTGAGCGGAAACACTTTGCACTCCAGGAAAGACCAGCTCAGCTTAGCAGTACTGGTGGAGCATCTCTCCTTGTCCTACATCAGTTCTAAGCTAGTGAAGACATTTCCATATTAATTATGTGTAAATAAAGCATGCCCTCTGCGCAGCTGTGCCCTCTGTGGTCTTGTCAGTTGGGGACTGGGCTGGGCAGCGGAGGTTAGGGGCTGCGCAAAGGTCTGGGAGCTTTGTGAAACTATCTCCAAGTGCAGGAGCCCCACTTCTGAGCCTAATGGGGGATTGGGGAGTGGCCACCCTCCCCTTATGGCTTAACAAACAGAGCAGTGACCTGGGCTGCAGGAGGACTGACATCTACTCCTGCTTTTGGTCTTCTGGGTGACCTCAGGAGAGCCCCTGGGAGCAGACACTGCCTTGTGTTCCCCTTGGTGCACTCTGTGCAGAGGGCTCGCTGGAATGCCATGCAAAATTACCGTGTGGTGCTGCCCTCTTTCCCCTCTTTTAGAGACGTACAAACGCTCCTGGAGTGCTTTTGGAGATGAATTCACGCTCTGAGCACCCAGAGCCCAAGCGTGAAAGTCGGGGGAGCAGTGGCAACGCGCCTGCTGTGCTGTGCCATGTGTAGCGAAGCTGCTGGTGCAGCGGAACTGAGCAGCTTCCCTTGTAGGAAACGAGAGGAGCCCATGTCTGCCCCCCCTCCACTTTTGTAACCGAGGAGCTGCACAATCGCAGGAAGCAGAGCAAAGACAGAGCGGTGCAACCAGGCCTGTCCCCGCGGCCGAGGGGGGTGCGGGAGGGCCGTTCCTGCTGTGCGGACAGGTGGTTGCTAAATCAGGACTGGGTTGGGGCTGGCATCTGGGGAGCTGGGAAGCTGTTAGCCCTTGTGGTTCCTGTTCTTGCTGAGCCCTTTGAAGTGGCACAGCCTCTGTCTTCCTAGTGAGCTCTCTGCATGTGCTGACTGCTGCCTGTCTTAGTTTGCCTCTCCTTGAACCGCTGCTGGGCTGAACGCCCTCCCCTCTGAGGTAGGCTAGGGTCTGCCCGTTTTGTCCATCAGAACCTGCAGTTTGGAGAGTCGTGGGTCTGTGTGCCGTGTTTCACACAAAGTTGCTCCGGAGAAGCACAAATGGGCCTGtttccaggctgctgtggcctctcccgctgctgcctggcagcagTAAATCACAGAGTTTGCATGAGCGTAGCTCAGCCTTACCTGCTTGCTCTGGTTGGAGTTGAGAGCTGTGAGACGTCACTTTTGTTGGGACCTGTGCTGCCACCTTTGGAGCCGGGTGGCTTGTCCCCACAGCCTGCCTTCCCACTGCAGCCTGAGAGCACTCTGACTGCCTCTCTTGTAGAAATGTACCCTCCACTCTGGCCGGGCGCTTCCCGGAGCAGGCGAGTGTGGCTGCTCAACACAGGGTGCAGGAGCAACTGCTGGTGCCAGGGTGGCTGGAAAACCTGTCTGTAcctgtccccaccaaagcccaGGTGGGGGTCGGGTAGTGATGGGGAGCGACCGTGTTCACCTGGCCTATTTCTGCATCTGCCCTTGTCCGGCTGCATGTTGCTGATATCATTGGCTCTCCAGAGCAGCTCTTGAGGCCTGGGACAAGAGCTCTTCAAGAGCTTTTTGAAGACACCTCgcattttcttctctggagtGCCTATAGGCCTCGTGGACGGTTGGAGTTAAGCCTTCCCTCATATCCTCCCTCTTCAGAGCCACCAGATCTGTGGGTTGCCGCTTCAGAACTGTGGCCCCAAGAGCCGGTGGAAGCTGTTTTGCTTTCCTGACGGGGGCAAGCAAGCACAGGCCACGCTGGTGTCTCCTTGCAGCCTGCTTTTCTCCAGGAAGGCAGGACTGGCAGAGACCTGGAGGCTGGTGCCCTCGGTGTGGGCAGATACCACGCGCAGCCCTCCGACCAGATGTACTGCTGCATCCCCAGGAAGCTGCTCAGCCCCGCAGGAGGTTCAAATGGCCACTGCACTCACGCTGCTGAGCCTTGGCCCAGTGCTGATCAATACTTATATGAGTCATCAAAACTAAAGTGTTGCAGGGTTGCTAGCAGTGCAGGGAGCGGGCACTGGAGCTGGTGTGTGGCCAGGAGCAACAGGGTCAGCCCTGCGCTCCAGAGAGGTCTCGACTGCTTGGCCAAGTGTCAGGAAAAGATAGCTCCGGGAGAGCGGGCAGGCAGCCAGGAAAACACGCAGGGTGCCTCAGTGAAAGCATCTGGACGCAAGCTCTTGGCATGAGGCACCGTGCCAGGCAGCGCAGCCCTTCGGTGCAGAGACACTGTGGTAGACAGCAGACTGAGAGGCTGGGGTATCTCGGAGGCCGAAGCCAGCTCAGGTACTGCACTTGGGATGTGTCTGCATGGACAGTTTGGGGGGACGATTGCTCTGCAGGTCTCggtgctgctgcagtgctgctaTTTTTTATCAAAAGGAACAGGAGGAGCCTGGTATCTACGTGATAAACCTCCTCCCTGATGGAGACTGCTGATGACACCTTGTTTCCTTGAATGCTGCAGGGATTGGAGAGCAGGAGGCAGGTCTTTGCTGTGAGCCTGTCCCTCCAGGAAGCGCTGTGCTGCGTGTGCGCATTGTGCTGCATGTGCATCGCTGCAGCGCTGTGTGTCCTGTGCATGCGCACgtgctttctgcaaagctgtgctCTGCCGTTGGCGTTTGCACAGGCTCCCCCCAAACCTGCACACTCTGGATGAGGCCAACATGTGGCCTGAGCTTGGGATCACCTCCCTGTCAGCTCTTTTAGTCCAGAACTTGACCCGCTTCCCGCTGTATCCTGGGTCAAAGGCAGTAGGATGAGTACCTTCTGTGTGGCTTTGAGACCAGGAGGAGCATCTCCCTGAGGGGCAGGAGTTTCGgttagcagcagcagcgaggaggACAGCCCTTTCTGAAGGCAGCCTAAGCCCTCCGTAAGCACCACATCATTATTTTTGCCCACTAGCACCAGCTGCTGGATATTGGTGGAAACAGGAAAAACTAGCAGAAATCTGGGAGCCCGTCTGAAAACCAGCAGCCCCGCGGGACGGACGCGGAGCACCGGGGCGGCAGGGACAGGTGGCGGGGCTGCCTGCGCCAGAGGGTGGTGGCCCGGGAGCCCTGGCGTCCTCAGGGAGGCTGTGGGATGCTGCGCCTTCCTGCGTGCATCCCGAGGGATGGAGCCCCCCTGGGGGGGGAGGATGGGCAGGGCAGAATATAGAGCCAAGAGCTGCTTTTCCacgaaaaagaaaagaaaatagccttttatttttccccGGATGTGCAGCGTTCATGTGCGGGCTGCAAACTTGCAGCAGGCAGGTGCAGGCTGTCTCCTCGTGGCGGTGGCCTCGCCTGGTGGATTTTCCCGCCTGCTGTCACTTTATCCGGGTGAAAACGCTCGTGCCGATCCTGCGGGAAGCCCCCCGTCACCGCAGCTCACCCGGCTTGGGGCACTGCCGGCAGGATGCCCGGGCATCCGGCACTGGTGGCGCCACCAGCACTGGGGTCCCTGAAGGCCAGTCCCCCATCGGCGGTGCCAGGACCCCCTTGCTCACTGCTGCCCAGAGCCGAGGGTCCCTTTTCccccccgccggcctcccccgCGGTGCAGCCCGGTGCTCACCTGGTGGCTTTCCAGTCCTCGGTGGGGCTCGCCACCTCCTCCCGCAGCAGCCACAGGGCGTGCAGGGACTCCTCGCCGGCCTCATCCACGAAGCACTGGCCCACGAAGGCCGTCGTGCTGCCTCCCGGTGCCTCTGCACGGGCCGGCATGAGCCGGGGCACCGGCCGCCTGCgggcgctgcccccagccccgtcccccccATCGCGTACCTCGGTGCTGCCAGTGCACAGCGAAGGAGAAGGTGGGCTGCGCCACCAGCCCCGCGTCCTGCTGTGACCCCTTCAGCGGCGAGGCCGGGATCTGGGGGTCGCTGGCAACGGCACCCGGCAGGTAGGAGCCTGAGAAGCCGCCGTCCTGCCCGAGGATGGACACCACCATCCGGCAGCCGCCGTCGCTCCGCCACGAGCCTGAGAGGACGCACTGCAAGGCGAGGGCTGCCGTGGGGCACGCTGGACCCACCCTGGCGATGCCATTGCAAGCTCTCTGCAAGGCCTCGGGCTTCCCCACGCGATGGCTCAGCGCGTGGGGTCTCCGGGCAGACCCCCGCCATCCCTAGCGGGGAGCATCCCCGCAGCATCCCGCCACCCATGCCGGCTCCCACGCCGGCCCCGTACCTTCCTCCCGGCGGGGCTGGCGCACGttgccagggccagggccagggccagggccaggagcAGGGCCAGACCGCCGCTCTCCATggtcccagggctgctgcagctccccgcgccccggcccccttTATAGCCCTGCGGGCTGTAACTGGAGCGCCCGGCTGGCCAAGTGCTGGCCGGCGGTGGCAGGGCGCCCAGGAAACACGAGGCGAGGAGGTCTGTGTGACCTGGCAGTGCCGAGGCACGCGGGCGAGCAGCAGCTATAGATAGAGGTGGCACGGCTGTCCCGAGCGGGCCTGGTCCTGGCGCCGGCTCTGGGATGAAGGATGGGGACGGGGCTCTTCAGCGGGTGATGACTGGCGGGGaccgcagccccgctcccccccccgcctgACCTCACGGGGACCCCTGAGTGCCTAACTCCCTGGCATGCCCATTCCCCCGAGGGACAAGTCCTCGCAGCAAGGGCTGCCCCTTTCCCTAACATTTCAGGTAAGGTGGGATTTTCCCGTTCATTCCCAAACCCCGGGTCCGACCTGAGCGGCTGCTCTGTGCCGAGCCGTCCCCGGCTGCGTAGCGGCAGAGGGGTTCTGCAGCACTTGGAAATCACTCcttattgctgttttttcctctgcttttaagGCCCCACCCTAAGAGCACCCTGGATAAAAATCAGCTTCCTTGCTTGGAAATTCATTTCCTTAAAATTTTGGGCTAGGAGCCGCTGCTGACTTGAATCCTCACACGCCCCCGCTTTGCTGGCCCAGCCCTGGCAGCGGCGGCGGGTTGCAATGCTTTTACACGCCACAGAGGACTGAAGGCTTTTTGCTTCGGCAGACTAACATCTCCCCCCACCAGCCTGATGTCCCTGCTAACATTTTCACTTTTTGCTTTAGTGTgaggcaggggaggaaaaaaccaCCCTGGGCGACACTGGGGGCCATGCTGGCCGTCACTGTATTTGCCCTGTGGCTCTGGCAGCCTCGGGGTGTGCACCGCAGCGCGCGCCTCCCTGCGCTGCCTCTCCGGGGTGGCAGCACTTCTCCCGTGAACGGGAAAGCACCCGGCCGGCTCCAGGGGCTGGAAACTCGCGGGTGCGTGCTTCAAGCCGAGGAGGGCTCCCTGCCCGGCTGGGGATGGGCTCCACCGGGGGAACTGCCAGTCAGACTGCGGGGGGAGGCCAAGCGGGGGGGACGGCGGGAGTCACCGGGCTGCGGGCGCCGTCACGGCGCGGGCGCCAGGCTGTCGTCGCAGGAGGGAGACCAGCTCTGCAGGACCTTCCCCTTCGGGCTGCGCTTGCGGGTGAAGACGTTCCTGCCCACCCTGCGGGGAGGCAGAGAGCTGCCGCGCTCCGGCCGGCGAGCACGGCTGCCCAGGGGCTCCCTGAGCCTCCTCCCTACCTGGTGGCTCTCCAGTCGTCCTCCAGCGACCCGACGGCCTCGCGCAGCAGCCAGGTGGTGGCCAGCAGCTCCTTGCCACCCGGGCCCACGAAGCACTGCCCCACGAAGACAGCGGTGGCGTCTGCGGGAACCAGCGCAGGGACGATGGGGCCAGACCCGTCGTGAGCACCTTGGACTGGACCCCACGCACCTCGCGGAGCCACCCAAGGGCGCCGGGCGAGCAGGAGCTGCTCCGAGCCAGCTGCTGCACCCATCGCTCCACCCGAGCAATGACCCCCTCCCTGACTCCCCCCTTCCCGGGCTGTGTCCCCGCGCTTACACGCACCAAAGCCTTTGCACAACACAGGTTTCGCTCCCCGGCGCGGATGGTGGTGCcttccccgcccccgccccatCCCCGCGTGGCCCAGCACCTACTGGAGAACCTCTCCCAGCGCACGGTGAAGCCAAAGGTGGGCCAGGCCGCCTCGCCGGGGTCGTGCTGGGCGCCCTTCAGGGGGGACACGCGGATGCAGCCGCCAGCCAGGCTCACCCGCGTGAGGTACTCGCCCTGGAAGCCGCCGTCGGCCCGCACTGCTGAGATCTCCATCAGCGACTCCTGATCGTTCCTCCACAGCCCACTCAGCTCGCACTGGAGGGGATGCGGGACACTGTGCCGGGATGGggccctccctgctcccccggggcggtggggctgcagccccccggcgcTGGCGTGGACACGCGGTCCTGGCGCGGGAGCAAACGGATGCACAGGGGCGGCCGTTCCCATTTTGTGTTTTGCCCGCGTTACCTCCCAAGTCTGCGCTTTGCACTTGCAAAGCTTGCCTGCCTGCACCCCCTGTCCCGGCCGGGAAAGGCGTTAAAGAGAGGGGccccccggctgctcccgccgcaTCCCCAGGGCAAGCGCCGCACCGGCCCCGTACCTTCCTCCCAGCCGGGCTGGCGCGCGtcgccagggccagggccaggagcAGGGCCAGACCGCTGCTCGCCATGGCCTGGGGCTGCCGCGGCTCCCCGCACCCCGGCCCCCTTTATAGCCCTGCGGGCGGTAACCGGAGCCCCGTGGTGGCAGGGCGCCCGGGAAACGCGAGGCGAGGAGGTCTGCGTGACCCGGCAGTGCCGAGGCACGCGGGGCGAGTGGCGGCTATAGATAGAGGCGGCACGGCGTGTGGCACTTGCACAGCCCGTAGCCCAGGGCcagaggggagaggggctgcggGGCCTCCCGGTGTGGTGCCACCAGCCCTGCTCCTTGCTCCCGCACCGTCCCGCTGCCACCACCAGTCATGGTGATGCTGGGGTGCACAGCCTCACCGGCTCTTCTCCCCAGGCGCAACAAATGCACCTCTTCCCCCGGGATTTTGTCCCAGTGATAGTCCCCTTCCGGCAgaagtttctgctgcttttccaagcTGTTTTTCCCTGGCTGTGCTGAGCTTTCCTTGGGTCTGGGGGAAGTGACAGCTTGCAACATGAGCTCTTGGACACCGCTGAATTAATCCCCATTGTAAGTGCTGCTGAGGCCTTCTGGTACATGTGCTGAAGTTAAAATTGGAGTTGGACCACCAAGACCCACACTGAGGTGGTGATTCACGGAGTTTGCAAAAGCTAGGGATGCCTTTTCCTTCGGCAGAGAGGAGCAGCCACAGCGAGGACGTGCTCTCCAGCTCAGGTACCTGCTCCACGCATCCTGGCTTGCTGCAGCCATCTGCTGGGGCCACCTCACTCAGCATCAGGGTCCCAGAGAGCCCGCAGATTTGTCCCTGCCCTCCCTCAGCCACtttgggccagtctttgctgcaCTCATCCCACTGGATGTGGCCCCCAGGTCTGCaccataccccccccccccaccgctctGCCCCATCCCTCCAGCCCAGGAGTGGGTGTTGCGGAGCAGGGATGGGTCCCCTCCACCAGTGACCGGGGTCACAGGAGCTGGCACAAGGTGCACACAGGGGCTGGGGGCTCAGGCTGCCCAGGGGACCCCATGGGAGGGGATGCCCCATGCACAGTCCCCAAGGGAGTGACCTCACGGGAGGGGATGCCCCATGCACGGTCCCCAAGGGAGTGACCTCACGGGAGGGGATGCCCCGTGCACAGTCCCCAAAGGCGTCCCTAAAGGCACGAGGCCCAGCATCTCCTTGAGGCACATGGAGGGGAGGTGGGGGACAGGACCCAGCCAGGCTTTACCCCAAAGTCTGTGAGCAATGACAACACAAGAGACTTGGCAGTCCTGGAGCTTTATTGTGTG
It contains:
- the LOC135325082 gene encoding avidin-like, which codes for MESGGLALLLALALALALATCASPAGRKCVLSGSWRSDGGCRMVVSILGQDGGFSGSYLPGAVASDPQIPASPLKGSQQDAGLVAQPTFSFAVHWQHREAPGGSTTAFVGQCFVDEAGEESLHALWLLREEVASPTEDWKATRIGTSVFTRIK
- the LOC135325083 gene encoding avidin-like, with translation MASSGLALLLALALATRASPAGRKCELSGLWRNDQESLMEISAVRADGGFQGEYLTRVSLAGGCIRVSPLKGAQHDPGEAAWPTFGFTVRWERFSNATAVFVGQCFVGPGGKELLATTWLLREAVGSLEDDWRATRVGRNVFTRKRSPKGKVLQSWSPSCDDSLAPAP